Genomic window (Bradyrhizobium sp. 186):
TCGCAAGTGCGCCAACGCATGCTGAGGAGCCAGCGACAGAACCCTATTTAGGGTCGCCTCAGCCACCGCAAGGTGCGGGGCTGGATCGTCAGTCAATAAGGCGGTGACAATTGCCTCATCCAAGCCTGCTCTGCCTACCAGCGCCTCGATACAGCCGGGGTCTAGCGCCAAAGCCCGTTCAAAAAAGCCGCGCGCCTGCGTCAAGTACTCTGGGGTAGTCCCCCTGTTCGCGAAAGCGATGCCTTGGAAATACAGATCCATTGCGTCGGGGTTTACGGAGTGTTCGGCTCGCCGCGCCTCGGCTGCAATGAGCTCAGCATCTAGCGCGTTGGCCAGCCGGGCGACGATTTCGTCCTGCATATCGAACAGATCGGCGATGGGTTTATCGAACCGCTCGGCCCAAAGGTGATTGGCACTTTCGGCGTCGACAAGCTGAACGTTCACCCGAAGCCGGTTGCCGCTTCGCTGGACCGAACCTTCAAGCACATAGCGAACGTTCAACTCGCGCCCGATCTTCTTGAGGTCGACGGTCTTGCCCTTGTACGTGAATGCGGTGTGTCGGCCGATTACGAATGAACCGGATATGCGCGACAAGTCGGTGGTAAGGCTCTCGGTCACGCCGTCCGCGAAATAGTCCTGCTACGGATCGCCACCGAGGTTGGCGAAAGGCAGCACAACAATGGAAAGACGAGGTGACGAGAGCGAGCCCGGGGCCGCGCGCTGGGCCTGCGTCAATGGGCTAGGATCATCCCAAACCACAGCATAAGACCGCACAGGGCGATCAATGTTCTTGAGGGTCTGCTCGCCCAGATCGACGAACTCGACCCCAGCCTTGCCCCGGACATAATCGTGCGCAGAAGACGAGATACAGATGCCGCCGGGTTGTGCGAGGCTCTCGAGCCGCGCCGCGATGTTTACGCCATCTCCGAAGATGTCATGCGGCTCAACGATTACGTCACTAATATTAATGCCGACGCGGAAAGCAATGCGCCTTTCTTCGACCTCATCGGCTGTAAGCTCCTTGATGCGGGTCTGGAACTGCACCGCAGCTCGGACCGCCGCGACCGCGCTCGGAAACTCTGCCAAGAACCCATCGCCTGTGTTCTTCACGATGCGGCCGCCATGGTCCGCTATCGCTGGCTCCACAGAGTTCGCGAGGAGCGCTGTTAGCTTAGCATGCGTCCCCTCTTCGTTGTGGTGCATGAGCCACGAATAGCCAACCACGTCAGCAGCCAATATCGCTGACAACCGGCGCTCCATCCGGGCTGGGCGGTCTTGCACCATAGCACTGCGCCTCGCGGGTCCGAGTTATACGACAGACCAGCTAAGATGCCTACTCGGCCGATGTCGGTTTTTGTGCCCATAGCGTCGTTGCACTGCTGTGCAACAATAGGTCGGCTACCGGGGTATAGCGGACCTCGCAAGCCGTCCGCGCGGCAGATTTATGGGTTCACGGCCTGGGCCTGAACCTCTTTCACTTCGGCTTCTGACCGGTTCTGCTGGAAAAGGCGGCTGTTGCGACGCATGGTCGACCGATCCTGAGCTTGTGATCCCGATGCTCCCTGATTGGTGCTGCTTCGGCATCCAGTCGGACCGGCGTGGTGATGAAGGATTTGCGGTATAGTCTCAAGTCTTTACGGCCCCAACGAGCGATGCCCTGGAGTGCTCATGGCAAAACACCGGATCTATACGACGAGCTTCGCAAGCGTTTATCCGCTTTACGTTGCGAAGGCAGAGAAGAAAGGACGCACGAAAGCAGAGGTCGATCAGGTCATCTCCTGGTTGACAGGCTATGGTCAGAAGGAGCTGGAAGCCCAACTGGAAAAACAGACGGACTTTGAAAGCTTCTTTGCGAAGGCCCCTAACATCAATCCTTCGCGAGCCCTGATCACAGGCGTGGTTTGCGGCGTTCGGGTGGAGGAAATCAAAGAACCAACCATGCGGGAGATCCGCTACCTGGATAAGCTGATCGATGAGCTGGCCAAGGGAAAAGCAATGGACAAGATTTTGCGGAAAAGTGCTTCCTGAGCCGTCACCTTCCATCCGCTCGGCTCGGCGACCTTGCGCGACATATCCGACGACACCCGCCTTCCGCCGCGCGGCCATTGCTGATAAATTTCATCAAAAGGCGATAGGGAGAAAACGATGCGCCCTCACGGGACGCCGGCAAATCCGGCGGCTGGCGATATCGCGCCGGCGGTACTCGCGATCGGCCGGCCCGATTTCCCAGAGGTTCTGATCGCCACACTGTGCCGGCAGGCCGGGGTTGGCCATTGCATGGTGTTTTCGCTGACGCGTGCCGGTGCGGCGCACTGTCTGCTCGATGCCGGCAACATCCCGATCGGCGGCGATCTTGGCGCCGCCTATGCCGGGCAGTTTCACGAATCCGATCCCAACCGCGATGCGATGTTCGAAGGCGAGGAGAGCGCATCGATCGTGCTGCCGGCCTTCGCGCCCCGCATGTACGGCGCGCGCTACCGAAAGATGTTCTTTGTGGATTCCGGCATCGTCGACAAATGCGCGACGGCGATCTGGGTCGAGGACACCTGCTTCTACGTCAATTTCTATCGCATCGCCACGCAGGGCCAGTTCAGCGATGCCCAGCGCGCGCGGCTTCAGGCCATCGCACCGGCTATCAGTGCGAGCGTAGCCCGCCATTTCCAGCAGAGTGCGGCGACGACGCCCGAGCAGTCACTTGCCGCATTGTTTGCCACGCGCCCGCCGCTCGCCGATCTCACGCCGCGCGAGCGGGAGGTCTGCCGCCGCATTCTCTCCGGCTTCAGCTCCGAGGCGATCTCGCGAGCGCTCGGCATCAGCCTGCATTCGACGCTGACCTATCGCAAGCGCGCCTATGAGCGGCTCGGCATCTCCTCGCAGAGCGAGCTGTTTGCGATCGTGCTGCGGCTGCTCGCGGGCCCGCGCAGCCTGAACTGACGCCTGTCCCAATCGCTGGGGACAGACGGCCGCTCCGGCCGGCGCTAGCCTTGGTGAATCGAGGAGACAGCAAGGGAACCAGGCTTTGAGCACCGCGCCGCGCATCGACATCGACCCGGCCTCTTTCTGGGTCGACCCCTATCCGATGCTTGCCAGGATGCGAAAGGAGGCGCCGATCGCCTTCGTGCCGCAGCTCGGCTCGACGTTGCTGGTGAGCCGCGACGACATCTCGATCTCCGAGAAGCAGATCGACGTGTTCTCCTCGCACCAGCCCGCAGGTCTCATGAACAGGCTGATGGGCCACAACATGATGCGCAAGGACGGCGAGGCGCATCAGGCCGAGCGGCGCGCGATGTTTCCGACGGTGTCGCCGAAAACGGTGAAGGCGCACTGGACCGCGCAATTCCAGGCCCATGCCGACCGCATCATCGCTTCGATCGAACCGGGGCGGATCGATTTCATGCGCGACTTCGCGCTGCCGTTCTCCGGCGAATGCCTGAAGTCGATCACCGGCCTCACCAACATCCGCTTCCAGGACATGGATGCGTGGTCGCAAGGCATGATCGACGGCATCGCCAATTACAGCGGCGATCCTGCTGTCGAGGCGCGCTGCCACGCCGCGACGTCAGGCATCGATGCCGCGATCGACGACATGCTGCCGGTGATGAGGAAGCACCCGGATCAGAGCATCCTCGGCGTCCTCGTTGCCGCCGGCATGCCGATGGAGAGCGTGCGCGCCAACGTCAAGCTTGCAATCTCCGGC
Coding sequences:
- a CDS encoding helix-turn-helix transcriptional regulator, with the translated sequence MRPHGTPANPAAGDIAPAVLAIGRPDFPEVLIATLCRQAGVGHCMVFSLTRAGAAHCLLDAGNIPIGGDLGAAYAGQFHESDPNRDAMFEGEESASIVLPAFAPRMYGARYRKMFFVDSGIVDKCATAIWVEDTCFYVNFYRIATQGQFSDAQRARLQAIAPAISASVARHFQQSAATTPEQSLAALFATRPPLADLTPREREVCRRILSGFSSEAISRALGISLHSTLTYRKRAYERLGISSQSELFAIVLRLLAGPRSLN
- a CDS encoding DUF2200 domain-containing protein; its protein translation is MAKHRIYTTSFASVYPLYVAKAEKKGRTKAEVDQVISWLTGYGQKELEAQLEKQTDFESFFAKAPNINPSRALITGVVCGVRVEEIKEPTMREIRYLDKLIDELAKGKAMDKILRKSAS
- a CDS encoding cytochrome P450, with the translated sequence MSTAPRIDIDPASFWVDPYPMLARMRKEAPIAFVPQLGSTLLVSRDDISISEKQIDVFSSHQPAGLMNRLMGHNMMRKDGEAHQAERRAMFPTVSPKTVKAHWTAQFQAHADRIIASIEPGRIDFMRDFALPFSGECLKSITGLTNIRFQDMDAWSQGMIDGIANYSGDPAVEARCHAATSGIDAAIDDMLPVMRKHPDQSILGVLVAAGMPMESVRANVKLAISGGQNEPRKAIAGTVWALLTHPEQLDLVRKGEVSWLQAFEEYARWISPIGMSPRRIAKPWSIRDVSFELDERVFLMFGSANRDEKHFERADQFDVRRDVSKSVAFGAGPHFCAGAWASRAMIADVALPTVFARAGRLEIADDEPVRIGGWAFRGLLNLPVRWLH